A section of the Falco rusticolus isolate bFalRus1 chromosome Z, bFalRus1.pri, whole genome shotgun sequence genome encodes:
- the RAI14 gene encoding ankycorbin isoform X6 has translation MYSTNEWNKNDDRLLQAVENGDLEKVASLLGKKGASATKQDSEGKTAFHLAATKGHAECLRIMVTHGADVAAQDGAGHSALHLAAKNSHPDCIKRLLQSKCPTDSTDNSGKTALHYAAVCGCLQAVQLLCEHKCPINIKDLDGNIPLLLAVQNGHMEVCKYLLDHGADINTRDKSGRTALMMACEAGSLNMVEALLRKGADFSLVDVFGQNALHYSKLSENTGIQNLLSSKFSQDVDTKSLTKAKQHDQGSKLSSERSGTPKKRKAPPPPISPIQLSDLSSSHSSTSTPMTGKGQAFFADQVCKQEEFISLHRDNKDGLTDSTTGTDSLLDASSEADQQDLLLLMQAKIASLTLHNKELQDKLQERTPKEVDSTVASYHSTQTEFEQTADRQNEFSAEELKSASNAMQIHEKLTSPSEVKMKYLQEDLKDGQRKSETVEAKRKHIEAHVQSRVPETDNLNSTDISENGSNLNLKFQETQNTYEEAVKEVFNLQRQVKLGLVSSESEEICSDSSRLKVTCGEVEMLKQELKRVLEESERQKEKVRALQKKFEEREQNTASRLSVEECEEMKNSYCSVIDNINQEKALLIERYKEGQEEIKRLQDKLTNQTQLEPSAEAGEVRDVMHRMVDELNRQLSELSQLYKEAQTELEDYKKRKTPDDIALDYIPRDEHEKLMQVTNSLKYKAENELSEMKSQYTKVLDEAEELKQLLDTQKQNSLPLTEHHQVMNALRNTVKEMEKEINELKGLLTNKESEVRNLQKELLEEKAAINEAMVPKTTYEKLQSSLEGEVSVLSSKLKDVIQEKENASLDVMQLRNEVLHLKEEKEGIHTLLEAKEREVTGLQQKYHQAQEDLLEMKRYSESSSKLEEDKDKKINEMSKEVSKLKEALNSLSQLSYSTSAPKRQSQQLEVLQQQVKQLQNQLTETKKQHQEIVSVYRMHLLYAVQGQMDEDVQKVLKQILSMCKSQSQKK, from the exons ttttcaccTGGCGGCAACGAAAGGGCATGCAGAGTGCCTCAGGATTATGGTGACACATGGTGCAGATGTGGCAGCCCAGGATGGTGCAG GGCACAGTGCTTTACATCTTGCAGCAAAGAACAGCCACCCTGATTGCATTAAGAGATTACTTCAG AGTAAATGTCCAACAGACAGCACTGACAATTCTGGGAAAACAGCTTTACATTACGCAG ctGTGTGTGGTTGTCTTCAGGCAGTTCAGCTTCTGTGTGAACACAAATGTCCCATTAACATCAAAGATTTG GATGGAAACATACCTCTGCTGCTTGCAGTACAAAATGGTCATATGGAAGTCTGCAAATACCTTCTGGATCACGGAGCAGACATCAACACGAGGGATAAAAGTGGAAG AACTGCTTTGATGATGGCTTGTGAAGCTGGTAGCCTTAACATGGTGGAAGCCTTGCTTAGGAAAGGTGCAGATTTCAGTTTAGTAGATGTCTTTGGACAGAATGCCCTGCATTATTCCAAGCTCTCTGAGAATACAGGGATCCAGAATCTCCTATCATCAAAGTTCTCTCAGGATGTGG aTACAAAGTCCttgacaaaagcaaagcag CATGATCAAGGCTCTAAACTAAGTTCAGAAAGAAGTGGAACTCCAAAAAAACGCAAAGCCCCACCTCCTCCTATCAGTCCTATTCAG CTTAGTGATCTGTCCTCTTCACACTCATCAACTTCCACTCCCATGACTGGAAAAGGGCAGGCTTTCTTTGCTGATCAAGTGTGCAAG CAGGAAGAATTCATCTCCTTGCATCGAGATAATAAAGATGGACTGACTGACAGCACAACAG GCACTGATAGTTTGTTGGATGCGAGTTCTGAAGCTGACCAGCAAGATCTACTTCTGTTGATGCAAGCAAAAATTGCTTCTCTGACATTGCACAATAAGGAGCTGCAGGACAAATTACAG GAGAGAACGCCTAAAGAAGTGGATTCAACTGTGGCATCTTATCATTCAACCCAAACAGAGTTTGAGCAAACAGCAGATCGACAAAATGAGTTCTCAGCTGAGGAGCTGAAGTCTGCATCAAATGCCATGCAAATTCATGAAAAATTGACAAGCCCCAGtgaagtaaaaatgaagtaCCTCCAGGAAGACTTAAAGGATGGGCAGAGGAAATCTGAGACTGTTGAAGCCAAAAGAAAGCACATAGAAGCTCATGTCCAATCTAGAGTCCCAGAAACAGATAATTTAAATAGcacagacatttcagaaaatggttCTAATCTTAACCTTAAGTTCCAAGAAACTCAGAACACCTATGAAGAAGCTGTGAAGGAGGTTTTCAATTTACAAAGGCAAGTGAAACTGGGTCTTGTTTCTTCCGAAAGTGAAGAAATATGTTCTGATTCAAGTAGGTTGAAGGTTACATGTGGAGAAGTTGAAATGCTTAAGCAAGAATTGAAGAGAGTGTTGGAGGAaagtgaaagacaaaaagagaaagtgagAGCACTGCAGAAGAAGTTTGAAGAAAGAGAGCAGAACACGGCAAGCAGATTGTCTGTGGAAGAGTGTGAGGAAATGAAGAATTCATATTGTTCAGTTATTGATAACATTAATCAAGAGAAAGCATTGTTGATTGAGAGGTACAaagaagggcaggaggaaatTAAAAGGTTACAGGACAAACTGACAAATCAGACACAGCTGGAACCTAGTGCTGAAGCTGGGGAAGTGAGAGATGTGATGCACAGAATGGTAGATGAGCTCAACAGACAACTTAGTGAATTGTCACAGTTGTACAAAGAAGCACAAACAGAGCTTGAAGactataaaaagagaaaaactccAGATGATATAGCTTTGGACTACATTCCTAGAGATGAACATGAGAAACTGATGCAGGTAACCAattctttgaaatacaaagcagagaATGAGTTATCAGAAATGAAATCCCAGTACACAAAAGTATTAGATGAAGCAGAAGAACTAAAGCAACTGCTAGACACTCAGAAACAAAACTCTTTGCCACTTACTGAACACCATCAGGTGATGAATGCACTCAGAAATACTgtaaaggaaatggagaaagaaataaatgagcTGAAAGGACTGCTTACCAACAAGGAAAGTGAAGTAAGAAACTTACAGAAGGaattactggaagaaaaagctgcaattAATGAAGCAATGGTACCCAAGACTACATATGAAAAGCTCCAGTCATCACTAGAGGGTGAAGTGAGTGTTTTGTCATCTAAACTGAAGGATGTAATCCAAGAGAAGGAAAACGCTTCCTTAGATGTTATGCAACTGAGAAATGAAGTTTTGCActtgaaagaagagaaagaaggtaTACATACTCTGCTTGAAGCAAAGGAACGGGAGGTGACTGGTCTTCAGCAAAAGTACCATCAAGCTCAAGAAGATCTTCTTGAAATGAAAAGATATTCTGAAAGCTCATCAAAACTAGAAGAGGATAAAGATAAAAAG ATCAATGAAATGTCCAAGGAAGTTAGCAAATTAAAAGAAGCATTGAACAGTCTTTCTCAGCTTTCCTACTCAACCAGTGCCCCCAAAAGACaaagccagcagctggaggtgttACAACAACAAGTGAAGCAGTTGCAAAACCAGCTGACT gaaacaaagaaacaacatCAGGAAATTGTCTCAGTTTACAGGATGCATCTTCTCTATGCTGTGCAG
- the RAI14 gene encoding ankycorbin isoform X5, whose translation MKSLKAKFRKSDTNEWNKNDDRLLQAVENGDLEKVASLLGKKGASATKQDSEGKTAFHLAATKGHAECLRIMVTHGADVAAQDGAGHSALHLAAKNSHPDCIKRLLQSKCPTDSTDNSGKTALHYAAVCGCLQAVQLLCEHKCPINIKDLDGNIPLLLAVQNGHMEVCKYLLDHGADINTRDKSGRTALMMACEAGSLNMVEALLRKGADFSLVDVFGQNALHYSKLSENTGIQNLLSSKFSQDVDTKSLTKAKQHDQGSKLSSERSGTPKKRKAPPPPISPIQLSDLSSSHSSTSTPMTGKGQAFFADQVCKQEEFISLHRDNKDGLTDSTTGTDSLLDASSEADQQDLLLLMQAKIASLTLHNKELQDKLQERTPKEVDSTVASYHSTQTEFEQTADRQNEFSAEELKSASNAMQIHEKLTSPSEVKMKYLQEDLKDGQRKSETVEAKRKHIEAHVQSRVPETDNLNSTDISENGSNLNLKFQETQNTYEEAVKEVFNLQRQVKLGLVSSESEEICSDSSRLKVTCGEVEMLKQELKRVLEESERQKEKVRALQKKFEEREQNTASRLSVEECEEMKNSYCSVIDNINQEKALLIERYKEGQEEIKRLQDKLTNQTQLEPSAEAGEVRDVMHRMVDELNRQLSELSQLYKEAQTELEDYKKRKTPDDIALDYIPRDEHEKLMQVTNSLKYKAENELSEMKSQYTKVLDEAEELKQLLDTQKQNSLPLTEHHQVMNALRNTVKEMEKEINELKGLLTNKESEVRNLQKELLEEKAAINEAMVPKTTYEKLQSSLEGEVSVLSSKLKDVIQEKENASLDVMQLRNEVLHLKEEKEGIHTLLEAKEREVTGLQQKYHQAQEDLLEMKRYSESSSKLEEDKDKKINEMSKEVSKLKEALNSLSQLSYSTSAPKRQSQQLEVLQQQVKQLQNQLTETKKQHQEIVSVYRMHLLYAVQGQMDEDVQKVLKQILSMCKSQSQKK comes from the exons ttttcaccTGGCGGCAACGAAAGGGCATGCAGAGTGCCTCAGGATTATGGTGACACATGGTGCAGATGTGGCAGCCCAGGATGGTGCAG GGCACAGTGCTTTACATCTTGCAGCAAAGAACAGCCACCCTGATTGCATTAAGAGATTACTTCAG AGTAAATGTCCAACAGACAGCACTGACAATTCTGGGAAAACAGCTTTACATTACGCAG ctGTGTGTGGTTGTCTTCAGGCAGTTCAGCTTCTGTGTGAACACAAATGTCCCATTAACATCAAAGATTTG GATGGAAACATACCTCTGCTGCTTGCAGTACAAAATGGTCATATGGAAGTCTGCAAATACCTTCTGGATCACGGAGCAGACATCAACACGAGGGATAAAAGTGGAAG AACTGCTTTGATGATGGCTTGTGAAGCTGGTAGCCTTAACATGGTGGAAGCCTTGCTTAGGAAAGGTGCAGATTTCAGTTTAGTAGATGTCTTTGGACAGAATGCCCTGCATTATTCCAAGCTCTCTGAGAATACAGGGATCCAGAATCTCCTATCATCAAAGTTCTCTCAGGATGTGG aTACAAAGTCCttgacaaaagcaaagcag CATGATCAAGGCTCTAAACTAAGTTCAGAAAGAAGTGGAACTCCAAAAAAACGCAAAGCCCCACCTCCTCCTATCAGTCCTATTCAG CTTAGTGATCTGTCCTCTTCACACTCATCAACTTCCACTCCCATGACTGGAAAAGGGCAGGCTTTCTTTGCTGATCAAGTGTGCAAG CAGGAAGAATTCATCTCCTTGCATCGAGATAATAAAGATGGACTGACTGACAGCACAACAG GCACTGATAGTTTGTTGGATGCGAGTTCTGAAGCTGACCAGCAAGATCTACTTCTGTTGATGCAAGCAAAAATTGCTTCTCTGACATTGCACAATAAGGAGCTGCAGGACAAATTACAG GAGAGAACGCCTAAAGAAGTGGATTCAACTGTGGCATCTTATCATTCAACCCAAACAGAGTTTGAGCAAACAGCAGATCGACAAAATGAGTTCTCAGCTGAGGAGCTGAAGTCTGCATCAAATGCCATGCAAATTCATGAAAAATTGACAAGCCCCAGtgaagtaaaaatgaagtaCCTCCAGGAAGACTTAAAGGATGGGCAGAGGAAATCTGAGACTGTTGAAGCCAAAAGAAAGCACATAGAAGCTCATGTCCAATCTAGAGTCCCAGAAACAGATAATTTAAATAGcacagacatttcagaaaatggttCTAATCTTAACCTTAAGTTCCAAGAAACTCAGAACACCTATGAAGAAGCTGTGAAGGAGGTTTTCAATTTACAAAGGCAAGTGAAACTGGGTCTTGTTTCTTCCGAAAGTGAAGAAATATGTTCTGATTCAAGTAGGTTGAAGGTTACATGTGGAGAAGTTGAAATGCTTAAGCAAGAATTGAAGAGAGTGTTGGAGGAaagtgaaagacaaaaagagaaagtgagAGCACTGCAGAAGAAGTTTGAAGAAAGAGAGCAGAACACGGCAAGCAGATTGTCTGTGGAAGAGTGTGAGGAAATGAAGAATTCATATTGTTCAGTTATTGATAACATTAATCAAGAGAAAGCATTGTTGATTGAGAGGTACAaagaagggcaggaggaaatTAAAAGGTTACAGGACAAACTGACAAATCAGACACAGCTGGAACCTAGTGCTGAAGCTGGGGAAGTGAGAGATGTGATGCACAGAATGGTAGATGAGCTCAACAGACAACTTAGTGAATTGTCACAGTTGTACAAAGAAGCACAAACAGAGCTTGAAGactataaaaagagaaaaactccAGATGATATAGCTTTGGACTACATTCCTAGAGATGAACATGAGAAACTGATGCAGGTAACCAattctttgaaatacaaagcagagaATGAGTTATCAGAAATGAAATCCCAGTACACAAAAGTATTAGATGAAGCAGAAGAACTAAAGCAACTGCTAGACACTCAGAAACAAAACTCTTTGCCACTTACTGAACACCATCAGGTGATGAATGCACTCAGAAATACTgtaaaggaaatggagaaagaaataaatgagcTGAAAGGACTGCTTACCAACAAGGAAAGTGAAGTAAGAAACTTACAGAAGGaattactggaagaaaaagctgcaattAATGAAGCAATGGTACCCAAGACTACATATGAAAAGCTCCAGTCATCACTAGAGGGTGAAGTGAGTGTTTTGTCATCTAAACTGAAGGATGTAATCCAAGAGAAGGAAAACGCTTCCTTAGATGTTATGCAACTGAGAAATGAAGTTTTGCActtgaaagaagagaaagaaggtaTACATACTCTGCTTGAAGCAAAGGAACGGGAGGTGACTGGTCTTCAGCAAAAGTACCATCAAGCTCAAGAAGATCTTCTTGAAATGAAAAGATATTCTGAAAGCTCATCAAAACTAGAAGAGGATAAAGATAAAAAG ATCAATGAAATGTCCAAGGAAGTTAGCAAATTAAAAGAAGCATTGAACAGTCTTTCTCAGCTTTCCTACTCAACCAGTGCCCCCAAAAGACaaagccagcagctggaggtgttACAACAACAAGTGAAGCAGTTGCAAAACCAGCTGACT gaaacaaagaaacaacatCAGGAAATTGTCTCAGTTTACAGGATGCATCTTCTCTATGCTGTGCAG